The Penaeus vannamei isolate JL-2024 chromosome 2, ASM4276789v1, whole genome shotgun sequence region cacacacacacacacacacacatatatatatatatatatatatatatatatatatatatatatatactaacatatacatatatacacacacacacacacacacacacacacacctatatatgtatgtatgtatatatacatatatataaatatagctaaTTAGCAGTCCATATACTTATACAACTTGAATACACATATCACAACTATTCTTTCAGAATATTCCACGTCTGATGGTTCCCTTCATAGTAACGATGTTGATTGGTATCATCTTGTGGACACTTTCCGCTGCATCTGCGGTTCTAGAACTCATGGTAATGGACGGCGGCATGGCTGTGTTAGCTGCTCTCGTCAACGCaggaattattttcatcatgacttACTTTAACCTCGTGGTTCGAGCCTACTACATGGAGGTACGTTGTCGTTTTCCTGTTGCGTTTAGCCATATTCCTGGAGAAGAAGGTCGCTCTGAGTCCGGTCTTGTACTcaaatattttataattatataaaaaatatttaaaaatataaaaaaatatataaaaatgtactcaaataaatataaatatcaaatacTCAAATAATGCTTGGAATAAAGGTATGGATGTCGAGGGATTATTTACGGTATGGTCACTTTCAGGTTAAAGCACGCGTGGAGAATGACTTCAGAACACCAGAGGCTTAAACGAGAACAGGGGCTTCAGAACACGCAATCCAGGACGACTTGGACGACCATCACTTGCAAAGAACATGAATTTTTTTTATGGTTAATCTCACGTGTAATTTATAATTCTCATATTTTaaactctcattttttttttttttttttttttttttttttttaagatgttgTGCATGTAAGTCTTAAGTAAGCGAACTTTTCTTATTCACATTTCTTCCGCTTTTCAAA contains the following coding sequences:
- the LOC113802846 gene encoding uncharacterized protein; this encodes MVWEPATCCGINRRTAGYIIASISATYSVVILALFIYAWFLVLTRGYINKHMTVLIVEAVALMVLEAIHLIFCFLLIHGIRKNIPRLMVPFIVTMLIGIILWTLSAASAVLELMVMDGGMAVLAALVNAGIIFIMTYFNLVVRAYYMEVKARVENDFRTPEA